Proteins encoded within one genomic window of Cucumis sativus cultivar 9930 chromosome 3, Cucumber_9930_V3, whole genome shotgun sequence:
- the LOC101217966 gene encoding BTB/POZ domain-containing protein At5g03250, translating to MATMKLGIKPEAFHREGQTWLCSSGLPSDVTIEVGDMSFHLHKFPLLSKSGFLEKLIEQLPNEDESGCVLKLRDIPGGAKAFELVAKFCYDVKIELTSLNIVSLRCAAEYLQMTEEHGEGNLISQTEVFLNEVFGNWTDTIKALETCEEVGSYAEEVHIVSRCIDSLAIKACADPQLFNWPVKGQENVRSPNGTVLWNGISSTTKPQPTGEDWWYEDVSFLRFPLYKLLILSVEAKGLKSESIAASLIHYTKKNIPLINNQLSFNDMNHVGSGITASTNSEVDQRFLLEELVGLLPSVKGVTTTNFLLRLLRTAMILHASPSCREILEKKIGSQLDQALLVDLLIPNMGYTVETLYDIDCIQRILDHFMSIYHVPIASSPCIVEEGKMVSGTDTLTPMTMVANLVDGYLAEVAPDVNLKLPKFQSLAAAIPDYARPLDDGIYHAIDVYLKAHPWLSDSEREQLCRLMNCQKLSLEASTHAAQNERLPLRVIVQVLFFEQLRLRTSISGWFFVSENLENSQHPNGNLELPKNDCSKAMEEGGGGKDVKERVSELERECLEMKMELEKVVKTKKSWSLIPKKLGFGRKSQPCIPKPDDIMEQTTSVSAPQNNEDGDLGQRVVA from the exons ATGGCAACCATGAAATTAGGCATTAAACCCGAAGCATTTCATCGCGAGGGCCAAACTTG GCTTTGCTCAAGTGGATTACCCAGCGATGTTACAATTGAAGTTGGAGATATGTCTTTTCATCTACACAAG TTTCCTTTGCTTTCTAAAAGTGGGTTTCTAGAGAAGCTTATAGAACAGCTTCCTAACGAGGATGAATCTGGCTGCGTTCTGAAACTTCGTGATATTCCTGGTGGCGCCAAAGCATTTGAACTTGTTGCTAAATTTTGCTATGATGTTAAAATAGAGCTCACTTCTTTGAATATAGTTAGCCTTAGATGTGCAGCTGAATACCTCCAAATGACTGAAGAGCATGGAGAAGGGAATTTGATTTCTCAAACAGAGGTTTTCCTCAATGAGGTCTTTGGTAATTGGACAGATACAATTAAAGCTCTTGAAACTTGTGAAGAAGTTGGATCATACGCAGAAGAGGTTCACATTGTTTCACGATGTATTGATTCATTGGCTATCAAAGCTTGTGCTGACCCACAGTTGTTCAATTGGCCAGTGAAGGGGCAGGAAAATGTCCGAAGCCCCAATGGGACTGTTCTATGGAATGGGATTTCTTCAACCACAAAGCCCCAACCAACCGGCGAAGATTGGTGGTATGAGGATGTGTCATTTCTTAGATTTCCCTTGTACAAGCTTTTGATTTTGTCTGTTGAAGCTAAAGGATTGAAATCTGAGAGTATAGCTGCATCATTAATACATTATACTAAGAAGAATATCCCCTTAATCAACAATCAATTGAGTTTCAATGATATGAATCATGTTGGGTCAGGAATCACAGCTTCTACAAATTCTGAGGTAGATCAAAGATTCCTACTTGAGGAGCTTGTGGGCTTACTACCAAGTGTAAAGGGTGTCACCACAACCAACTTTCTACTTAGGCTTCTTAGAACTGCTATGATTTTGCATGCTAGTCCATCATGTAGGgaaattttggagaaaaaaataggCAGTCAATTGGATCAAGCTTTGCTCGTTGATCTGCTCATACCTAACATGGGATATACAGTGGAAACTCTTTATGATATCGATTGCATTCAGAGAATTCTTGACCATTTTATGTCGATATACCATGTTCCAATTGCATCTTCTCCTTGCATAGTTGAGGAGGGGAAGATGGTTAGCGGAACGGATACACTGACCCCGATGACAATGGTGGCCAATCTGGTGGATGGATATCTTGCAGAGGTAGCTCCCGATGTGAACCTGAAGTTGCCAAAATTTCAGTCCCTTGCTGCTGCGATCCCTGATTATGCCAGGCCATTAGATGATGGAATTTATCATGCCATTGATGTGTACCTAAAA GCCCATCCTTGGCTTTCAGATTCAGAAAGGGAGCAACTATGTAGATTGATGAATTGCCAAAAGCTATCATTAGAAGCCAGTACACACGCGGCGCAAAACGAGAGGCTACCTCTTCGAGTAATCGTCCAAGTTCTTTTCTTCGAGCAGCTTCGACTACGAACATCAATATCAGgttggttttttgtttctgaGAATCTGGAGAACTCGCAACATCCGAACGGAAACCTTGAACTTCCAAAGAATGATTGTTCAAAGGCAATGGAGGAGGGTGGTGGTGGAAAGGATGTAAAAGAGAGAGTTTCAGAGCTTGAAAGAGAGTgtttagaaatgaaaatggagCTTGAGAAGGTGGTTAAGACGAAGAAAAGTTGGAGTCTTATTCCAAAAAAGCTTGGTTTTGGAAGAAAATCACAGCCATGCATCCCAAAGCCAGATGATATAATGGAGCAAACAACCTCTGTCAGTGCTCCACAGAATAATGAAGATGGGGATTTGGGTCAGCGAGTAGTTGCATAG
- the LOC101218203 gene encoding cytokinin riboside 5'-monophosphate phosphoribohydrolase LOG3-like (The RefSeq protein has 1 substitution and aligns at 98% coverage compared to this genomic sequence), whose protein sequence is MEGLIMNHEMKPLSKFRRICVFCGSSQGKKRSYQDSAIELGKELVSRNIDLVYGGGSIGLMGLVSQAVHDGGRHVIGVIPKTLMPRELTGETVGEVKAVADMHQRKAEMAKHSDAFIALPGGYGTPEELLEVITWAQLGIHDKPVGLLNVDGYYNSLLSFIDKAVEEGFVSPSARQIIVSAPTAKELMKKLEEYVPCHERVASQLSWEIEQLGYL, encoded by the exons atggaGGGTTTGATTATGAATCATGAAATGAAGCCGCTATCTAAGTTCAGGAGGATTTGTGTGTTCTGTGGTAGTAGTCAAGGCAAGAAGAGAAGCTACCAGGATTCCGCCATTGAACTTGGCAAGgaattg GTTTCAAGGAACATTGATCTGGTCTACGGTGGGGGCAGCATTGGCCTGATGGGTTTAGTTTCACAAGCTGTTCATGATGGCGGTCGGCATGTCATTGG AGTTATACCCAAGACACTCATGCCTCGAGAG TTGACTGGTGAAACTGTAGGGGAGGTGAAGGCAGTGGCAGATATGCATCAAAGGAAGGCAGAGATGGCAAAGCATTCAGATGCTTTTATTGCCTTGCCAG GTGGCTATGGGACTCTAGAAGAACTACTTGAAGTCATAACCTGGGCTCAACTGGGAATTCATGACAAGCCA GTGGGACTGTTGAATGTTGATGGATATTACAATTCACTACTGTCATTTATTGATAAAGCTGTCGAGGAAGGATTTGTCAGTCCAAGTGCACGCCAAATTATCGTATCAGCGCCAACGGCGAAGGAGTTAATGAAGAAGTTAGAG GAGTATGTGCCTTGCCATGAAAGAGTTGCTTCACAGCTGAGTTGGGAGATAGAGCAGCTTGGTTA
- the LOC101217573 gene encoding uncharacterized protein LOC101217573 isoform X2 — translation MGSDRKRILIGLTVAMFLGLVVYMKLWTIDYSMSADEAELLRRQFDLANREAMDESAEWRRMYDNELDRANRCKSELNQLKVSFEKVGDAAKINEKLTKTQEENFALRTQVDALQRRLEAEKSRCGSQ, via the exons ATGGGCAGTGATCGGAAGCGAATCTTGATAGGTTTGACGGTGGCGATGTTCTTAGGATTGGTGGTGTACATGAAGCTTTGGACCATCGACTATTCCATGTCTGCCGATGAAGCCGAACTTCTCAG ACGGCAGTTCGATCTTGCAAACCGGGAGGCAATGGATGAATCTGCGGAATGGCGTCGTATGTACGATAACGAACTAGATAGAGCTAATAGATGTAAAAGTGAACTAAACCAG CTTAAGGTATCGTTTGAGAAGGTGGGGGATGCTGCTAAAATCAATGAGAAGCTAACAAAGACGCAAGAG GAAAACTTTGCTCTCCGCACACAAGTGGATGCTTTACAGCGAAGGCTAGAGGCCGAGAAGTCAAGATGTGGCTCTCAATAA
- the LOC101217573 gene encoding uncharacterized protein LOC101217573 isoform X1 — protein sequence MGSDRKRILIGLTVAMFLGLVVYMKLWTIDYSMSADEAELLRRQFDLANREAMDESAEWRRMYDNELDRANRCKSELNQQLKVSFEKVGDAAKINEKLTKTQEENFALRTQVDALQRRLEAEKSRCGSQ from the exons ATGGGCAGTGATCGGAAGCGAATCTTGATAGGTTTGACGGTGGCGATGTTCTTAGGATTGGTGGTGTACATGAAGCTTTGGACCATCGACTATTCCATGTCTGCCGATGAAGCCGAACTTCTCAG ACGGCAGTTCGATCTTGCAAACCGGGAGGCAATGGATGAATCTGCGGAATGGCGTCGTATGTACGATAACGAACTAGATAGAGCTAATAGATGTAAAAGTGAACTAAACCAG CAGCTTAAGGTATCGTTTGAGAAGGTGGGGGATGCTGCTAAAATCAATGAGAAGCTAACAAAGACGCAAGAG GAAAACTTTGCTCTCCGCACACAAGTGGATGCTTTACAGCGAAGGCTAGAGGCCGAGAAGTCAAGATGTGGCTCTCAATAA